The stretch of DNA ACCTGGTCGCCTTTGCCCAGCTGCCCGAAGGCGCCAGCCTGGACCGTACCGAGGCCGTCATCCTGAAGATGTCCGAGCTTGCCCTGAAGCATCCGGGGGTGGCCAATACCGTGAGTTTCAGCGGCCTGTCCATCAACGGCTTCGTCAACAGCGCAAGCGCGGGGCTCATGTTCATCCCGCTCAAATCCTTCGATGAACGCAAGGACGCCTCGATGTCAGACACCGCCATCGCCCAGGCCTTGACCGCTGAATATGGCCGGATCCAGGAGGCCTTCGTGATGGTGGTTCCCCCACCGCCAGTGGAAAGCCTGGGCTCTATCGGGGGCTTCCGGGTGCAGATCGAGGACCGCAGCAGCCTGGGGCATGAAGCGCTCTACCAGCAGATTCAGTCGCTGGTGGACAAAGCCAGGGCGCTACCCGAACTGGCCGGCGTATTCTCCAGCTACCAGGTGAACGTCCCGCAGATCGACGCGGATATCGATCGGGACAAGGCCAAGGTCCATGGGGTGGCGATCGACGAAATCTTCGACACCCTGCAGGTCTACCTGGGCTCGATGTACGCCAACGACTTCAACCGCTTCGGGCGGACCTACCACGTCAATGTCCAGGCCGAGCAGGCATACCGCGTGGCGCCGGAGCAGATCGGCAGGCTGAAAGTACGCAACCGGCAGGGCGACCTCATTGCGTTGTCATCCTTCGTCCGGATACGGGAGTCGTCCGGTCCCGACCGAGTGATGCATTACAACGGTTTCCTGTCCGCCGAGATCAACGGCAGCCCGGCTCCGGGGTACAGCTCCGGCCAGGCCCAGGCAGCCATGGAGCGGCTGTTGCAGCAGGAGCTGCCCAACGGCATGGCCTATGAGTGGACCGAGCTAACCTACCAACAGATTCTCGCCGGCAATACCGCCCTGCTGGTTTTTCCCTTGTGCGTGCTGCTGGCGTTCCTGGTGCTGGCCGCGCAGTACGAGAGCTGGAGCCTGCCGCTGGCAGTGGTGCTGATCGTCCCCATGACCCTGCTGTCGGCCATTGCCGGGGTGCTGCTCACCGGCGGCGACAACAACATCTTCACCCAGATCAGCCTGATCGTGCTGGCGGGGCTCGCGTGCAAGAACGCCATCCTGCTGGTGGAGTTTGCCCGGGAGAAACAGCAGCAGGGCCTGGACTGCGTCAACGCAGTGCTAAAGGCCTGCCATCTGCGCTTACGCCCGATTCTGATGACGTCCATCGCCTTCATCATGGGCGTGGTGCCTTTGGTGTTGTCCTCCGGTGCCGGCGCCGAGATGCGCCGGGCCATGGGCATCGCGGTGTTCTCGGGGATGGTCGGTGTCACCTTCTTCGGCCTGCTCCTGACCCCGGTCTTCTATGTATGGCTGCGTCGCCTGGTGGAAAGACGCGCCCAACGGCGCACCGCCATGAAGAAGGTGTTTTGGGAGGACAAAACATGAGTCGCCTGCTATCGGCTCTTGGCGGAGGCTGGCAGCCCGGTTGAAGCAGCATTTTTTTGTGGACGGAGAAGTCGCGTTATGAAAGCTCTTGCAGTTGCCTGTGTACTGGCAGGCCTGATCAATGCTCTGCCCGCATCGGCGGCAGATAGCCCCATTTCCGCTAATGGAGAAACCTCAGTGGTCATCAGAAAGAACTATCCCACCCTGCCCGAACCGGCCGGCCCCTACTCCGTTTCGGTTCGTCACAACGGCACCCTGTACCTGTCCGGCATGACAGCCTTCGGTACGCCGGCCCAGGGCAAAGACATCGCCAGGCAGGCCGAAGCCATATTCGAACAGATCAAGCGCGTCACCCAGGCCGAGGGAATCGGCATGCGCGACCTCATCAAGGTGACCATCTTCGTGACCTCGATGGACGAAGTCGGCGCATTGCGTGAAGTCCTGTCGAAGAACTATGGCGGTGCCTACCCGGCCAGCTCACTGGTGAGGGTGGCCGGATTGTTCTCGCCAGAGGTCAATATCGAGATCGAGGCGGTATTTGCAGTACCTGGCTGAGTTCGGCCATTGAACCTGTGGATGTCCCCTCATCGGAGAAGAGGCGCCATACCGATGCCGCCGTCCGCAGGAAGATCTTCGACTTAAACTTGATAGCAATGACCGTATCTTCGTCATCAAACTGAGCCGTGGGGAACATCAAGGTTGGCTTAACAAATATGTTTGGGCCTGGATTGATACCCGACTCTAACGTCGTTCCGCATCTCGTTGCGCCTTATCGTGCGCTAACTTTGACCCTCGGGTAGGCGCTCGATGATCCCTCGGGGAGAACCAGTTTTGCAGTGAGGCCGTATTTCAGCAGGCTTGGGGACTTGTCCGGAGCTTCCCAAGCCGTTCCCGGATGCGCGAATTGCAGTTGCACAGGCTTCCCGAAGCAATGCCGGCAACTGCAACTCGAACCTCTTGGCGACGAGACTATCGCACTAGCTGCCAAACGGTGGCATCGGTATATCGCCAGGCTGCAACCCCAGCAGCGATATGTACTCGTAGATGTGCTGATAGCCGGATTGGGCTTTATAGCTTGTGCAACTGGATTGCAGTTTCCCACACAGCCGCAGCTCCATTTGTGCGCTGCCCATGCCCCATTGCGTATAGTTCAAATTATTGTTTGTAACGGTATCTATTCCACGGCAAACCGCTTTCTTCGTGTCTTCATCAATGACATTGGTTGGCTCATAGAGCGTCAAGGAGAAGTCGAGAGAAGTGGCGCACCACGCCATCGGTACAACATCCAGAGTGTTGTATATCCGTAGCGCATTACCGGCCATTTGCTTATTGAAATAGCTCGCAAAAAAACCATCGCCAGCCGTTGGTGCAGCAATCGTTTCGCAATAAAAGTTAAAGCCCGAGAATTTATCTTTCAGATAAAGCGCGACCACCGACATGAGCGCACCGCCAAGGCTATGACCGACCAACCGGATCGTCGCCCCGCTTCGCTGCTTCCCTAGAAAATCGCACAGCGTGCCCTGAGAACCGATCTTGGATGCCGTATGCAATATCGCGTGTACACCCCCCGCAGTTCCCTGAGATATGTTCGCCGGCACCGGGCAGCTCTTGATAAGTTTCTGCAACGGCACCATTGGAAAAATATCAAGATCATCCAGCTGGTCCAGGGGAGAATCGAGAAGGGTCCCGCTCGTCACTACTACGATGTCGTTCTCATTTCTCCCGCCGATCAGCACCACCGTGATGTGAGCCGTGTACTCGCCATCCATCACCAGCGCGGGGCCCCAGGCTACGCCATAGCCGCCGCCTACCTTGGAGCCATTAAGACGCGAAAGAATGTTGTCTTTAACCTGGCTTGGTGAAGGGTTCTTGATGTTTTTCCATGACGGCGAATACCTCGCCGCATTATTGACCACGAAAGCGTGTGTAAGACTGATTTGCCTTTGCTGAAGTGAGTCTAGCGAAGTCATGACTGCTCCTTGTCTCGAAGAAAGTTTTCAAGGGACCAACGAAAACTTATGGCTGCCGTCGATCCTTCCGGGCCAGCAAGACCGAGTGTAGTCGCAGTTTTGGAAGCGTGAGTACGGTGCACAGAACGAATGCATCGCCGCAATTCGCCCCGATGGCCAAGGATCAGAGGGCTGACCTGCGGCAGTGCCTATTCGCTAAGTTCTGTACGCAAAGCAACGTCGCAAACACCGCATGGCTCAAACTAACGAGGCCATCGCTGCATAGCTTCCTGCAAGTTTGTCGACGCGATGCGCTCAACCCTGCTTGTTCAACTTGATGGGCAGCCACTGGAGTAGCCATCGGTCGGCCACTTCATCGGGGCTGTTCGAAGAGATTCAGCAACCCGCTTCCAAGCCGCATCGGGGATTCGTACCGTTTTGCCATCGTGGCCTACTGCCGAACCCGGTGCTCAAGTGCGGCAGCGGCTTCAAAGAATTTCGTACAGAGCCTAAAACGGGAAACAACAGGGCAGAAAAATGACTTTCCAACTTGTGTCGCCATCACATCGCTCAACACATGGCTGACATACTGCTGTTGGTAAGTGTAGGTGAGTTGTACCTTCTGGTACTCCATCAACTTGGGGTCGATTGAGGATCGATCTGACAGTCAGAACTGAAGAACCTGGCAACTGTCAGATCAGACCCGCACTTCTACACAATGCGTTAAATCGTAAGCACCGAACGAAATTTCGCTTTGCTCATATTCAGGAAGACTTCCTCTGCGTCTTCAAGCGGATAGGTTTCAATCATTGCCCGCACCCCCTTGAGCGCCGCAAACGCCATAGTTTCCTCGCTGTCTTTGGCATTGCCACTATACCAACCAGCGATACTACGCCGACCAAATACCAGTAAGTCAGGGGAAACACCCAGAGGCTGATGGTCGGTCGCTACAAACACAAGACGACCATTAGGCTTGAGACCCAAGGTCAGATCCACCTGTGCTGCGCCTGATCCTACCGTTGAGAGCACTACTGTCGCTCCACCTAAACGTGCGAGGGCCTCCCCTGCACTCCCCTCAGTACTGTCGATGTATTCGTCAGCTCCAAGCTTGCGGGCCAGGGCTTCCTTGGCGCGACCACGGCTCACCGCTACCGTGCGGAACCCCATTTTATTCGCAAACTGAACGGCAAGATGGCCTAACCCTCCCACGCCATGAATCGCAACCGTATCGCCCGGACGAGCGCCAGAATGACGTAACGCGTTGAATGTTGTAATACCCGCACACATCAGCGGAGCAGCCTCCGCAAAAGACAGCACATTGGGAATCCGCGCTAGAGCATCTTGCGGTACCACCATATATTCGGCATACCCTCCATCGTAACTCGCCCCCACGATCATACGGTCGGTGCAGTTGGTGAAGTCGCCCTGACGGCAATACTCACAGTTAGAACAACTCCCCCCGTGCCAGCCAACTCCCACACGGTCTCCAGGTTTCCAGGTCGTCACCTCGGCGCCTACCGAGTCGATCTCACCGGCCACTTCATGCCCAGGTACTCGGGGATAAGTCACACCCAGCATGCCCATTCGAGCAATATTTTCCCCAGCACAGACGCCACACGCATGTACTTTGACCCTAACCTGTCGTGGACCAGGTACGGGTACGGGAACCTGGGACACGACGAAAGTTCCCCCTACCTCTACGGCCTGTACCGCCTTCATTAGCATTGTCTCAGTCATTACACACCTCCCAATTAGAGGGCAATAGAAACCGGATGCGGTTTCGTTTGCCCGATTCAGTTGCTTGAGCCGCCATTCATCAGAATTTCTTCACCGGTAATGAAGAACGATTGGTCGCTGGCGAGAAATTCCGCGATATCAGCGACATCTTGTGCCTTTGCGAGCCTCCCAATCGGGATCGTCTCGAGCAAACTCTTTTTGTAAGGATCGTCGTCACCGACTCCGGTGAAGATGCCGGCGCCGTCGATCGGGCCAGGGACAAGTGAATTGACGGTGACTTTGCGATGACCGATTTCCTGGGCTAACACCCGCACGAGATATTTCGGCGCGGATTTGCTAGTCCCGTAAAGACCAAGTCCTGGTTGCGGGCGCGATGTCGAGCTGGAGGCAATATTGATGATTCGGCCGCCATCAGCGATGTGGCGAGCTGCAGCCTGCATGACGAAGTAGGGACCCTTGGTATTAACGCGAAAGAGTAGATCAAAGTCCTCCTCGGTCACGTCGACCACCTGAATGTTGACCTTTTCTATGCCCGCGTTGGCCACGACAATATCGATTTTGCCGAATGTCCTGAGCCCGGCCTGAAACAACGCTTCAATTTCAACAACGTTGGACACATCTGCTTGTACGCTGATCGCCTTGACACCTTCAGCTATCGCCGCAGCCACTACTTCATCAGCAGGTGCTTTGTCTCTCGAGTAATTGATCACGACATTGGCACCGCGTTCGGCCAGGCGTAGCACAATGGCGCGCCCGAGCCCCTTGGACGATCCCGTGACTATTGCAACTTTTCCTTGCAAACTCATGACTGCATACTCCTGTTAATTAACTGCGTTGAATAAAACTGGAGGCGTGGGGTATGTGAGTGTATTCGACGAAGTCGTCGATCAAGGTCATCCTGTTTACAGCTAGATAGTCCTCTATGTCTGAAGATTAAGTGTAATTAATCGGACCTCAATGGAAAGCCCATAAAATCCAGACAAACAATCCAGGAAACACGTCCAATCCCTTGCGGATACTGCTTGTACAGCTTGGCAACCGTTTCTGGCTTCGAGGCGTCAAGTTCTATGACCTCAACTTGATAGGCTGGTTGATAGATCGCTTTATTCGAAGTGGCAAACCTCTCCGTGTTTGTTACTGTTCGTCTCTGAACATCAGAATCAGCAAGTGTCTATCGGTCTGGATAACGGCCACAGCGACTGACACTCCTCCTGCACATATATAGATGAGACGACCACATCGGTCCGACCACCCTCCAGGACTTCAACTTCGATACAAATATTGCGCCCTTGCATAGCGCCTCCGACATTGGCGAAGTACTGGAGATCAAGCTGATGACCGGCCATAGTTATAACGTGGAGGTGGCCAGTAACTTCATTCCGCCCAATCTGATCAAGGCCGAGGCAAAGTCCGCGCCGCGAGTGGCGGATGCTGAACGAACATGAGCGGATCAGAGCGAATCCGGAGACTCAAGAGATGACAGCATCAACACCTCAAACCATTCGATGAACGCATTGAGCCGACGCGAGCGTTGGCGTCGATGTGGGTACAGCAGCGAGACAGGCATCGACGCGGCCCGAAACTCGGGCATGACTTCCACCAGTTGCCTGGAATCGAGCAGGTGTTGCACATCGAACCGGGGGATCTGAATCAACCCCATTCCCGCCATGCAGCAGGCGATATAGCTCTCGGCATTATTGACGATCACCCAGCTGGGTACTGCCACCTCATGGGTCTTGCCATCGCTTACATACTCCCAAGGTAACTCACGACCGTTATTCGGCGAGGCATACCCTACCGAGAAATGCCCATGTGTCAGGTCTCCCGGCTCCTTCGGGGTGCCATGCTGGCGAAGATAATCAACAGAGGCACAGTTGATCAGCGCGATATGCCCGATCGTCCGGGCGAACAGACTGCTGTCGAGCAGATGGCCAACGCGGACGACGCAGTCGACCCCTTCCTGCACCAGATCGATAGCGCGATCTGTGGAGCCCAAGGCGAGCTGCAGTTCTGGATAGCTGCGCTTGAGAGTCGGCAGGGCCGGTGCGATCAGCCTTCGGGCGATACGGCTGGGAACATTGATGTTCAAGCGTCCAGAGACCTGGTGTTGATGCAGCTGAAACAGCCGCTGGATGTCGTCAGCATCCGCCAGTAGCCGTCGTACCCGCTCCAGCAACTGAGTGCCATCGGCGGTCAATTGCACCCGTCGTGTCGTTCGATGCAATAGCCGTACGCCCAGATCTGTCTCCAACTCCTGAATAGCGGCAGATACCGAAGCCCGCGGCAATTCGAGCATGTGGGCCGCCTTGATGAAGCTGCCCATTTCGGAGACCTGAATGAAAATACGGTACTGGATAAGCTTGTCCATAATAATGCCTAACCGGCGAAGCCCCCCTCCTCCAGAAAACGCTTTTCCTCAGGCGTACTCTCGCGTCCGAGCAGCCGATTGCGATGGGGGAAACGAGCAAATCGGCGGATGACGTCCCGATGCCCTTCGGCATGGGCGAGCCAGGGTTGCCCCAATCGAGTATTGAGCAGGACCGAAAAGTCCTGGTCGACGAGGTCCTCGGAATGGGCAAAGGGCAGGCAGAAGAACAGCCTCAGGTCAGCATCGACCGCCTCCATATACCCCGCTGCCTGCGCCAGGCGGGCGACATGTCGGGCCAGGGTGTCCGTTGCGTACATGTCCGCGGTGCCACGAAAGGCGTTGCGCGGAAACTGGTCGAGCAGGATCAGCAGCGCCAGCGCGCCCTCGGGGGTATCCAGCCAAGCGTCGCGTTCACCGCGAACCACCGACCGATGCAGGTCGAGAAAACGCTCGCGAAAGCGTCGGTCGAACGCTGGGTCCTTGGCGAACCACTGATTGGCGCCCGCCTCCCGCCAGAACCGGACGACGGCAGTTGCCTGCGTGTCGATGATAGAGGCCATGATCATCGGTCCTTGGCGACCGCATTGCCCAGGATCATGGACTTGCCGGCATAAATGCCACCCGCTACCTCCAGCGCCAGACGCTCGGCGTCCTTGCGGCGTAGATCGGCGGCAATCTCCTCGGCCCCATCGGGTGTCGCGCCCAGCACCTTCGATGCCTCTTGCCCAAAGGTCATGGCCGACTCGAAGGTGACGCGGATCTGGTAATCCACATCGGCGTTGATCAGTTCGATAGCGTGCTCCCGGTCGAGTGCGCGTGCCAGCACACGGGCATGGGGGAACCGGGTCTTGGCATACTCGACGATTCGCGTGGCGGCCTTGCGGTCGTCGACGCATACCAGGATGGCGCGGGCGTGGTGCGCCCCGGCGGCATGCAATATGTCGGGGTAGGTGCCGTCGCCGTAGTACACCTTGAAGCCGAAATCCTTGGCGTCGCGTATAACCTGAGGCTGGTTGTCGATGATGGAGATATCGGCGCCCATCGCCAGCACATGCTGACTCACGATCTGCCCAAAACGGCCAAAGCCGATGATCAGCACGCTGCCGGCCAGATTCTCCGGCGCCTGCGTGCCTTCCAGGGAGGCTCCGTGCTTGGGTCCCCAACGCCGGTAGACGATGACCACCAACGGCGTCAGAGCCATGGAGAGCACGACCACGGCAGTCATGTTGGCGTTGACCTGCGGGGCTATCACCCCACTGGCCAAGGCGGCGCCAAAGAGCACAAAGGCGAACTCACCGCCCTGGGCCATCAGCACGGCCCGGTCCATGGCATCGGCGTGGGAACTCCTCGTCAACCGCGCCAGGCTGTAGATACACAGTGACTTGACGGCCATCATCGCCAGCACGCCGGCGACGATGAGCGGCCAATTGCGTGCGACCACCGTCAAGTCCAGCGACATCCCGACGCCCAGGAAGAACAGCCCCAGCAGCAAACCACGGAAGGGTTCGATATCCGCCTCGAGCTGGTGACGGAAAGTCGACTCCGACAACAGCACCCCGGCGAGGAAGGCCCCCATGGCCATGGACAGACCGCCCAGTTGCATCAACAGTGCCGCGCCCAGCACCACCAGCAATGCGGCCGCGGTCATCACCTCGCGCGCCCTGGAGTTGGCCAGGATGTAAAACAACGGGTTGAGCAGCCAGGTCCCCACGGCGACCAGCGCCGCGAGTGAACCTGCCGCGATGCCGATACTGGCCCAGCGCGAGTCGGCAACCGGCGCAGAAGGATCGAGAGGGGCGATAAACGCCACCAGCGCCAACAGCGGTACGATCAACAGGTCTTCGAAAAGCAGTATCGCCACGATTTTCTGCCCGCGTGCCGCGGCAATGTCGCCACGCTCGCCCAACAACTGCATGACGATGGCGGTGGACGTGAGCACAAATCCCATCGCGCTGACGAAAGACACCGCCAGCGGAAAACCGAACGCCAACCCTACCCCGGTCAGCAACACACCGCAGGTCAGTGTCTGCAGACTGCCCAGGCCGAAGATGTCGCGCCGCATGCTCCACAGATGAGAGGGGCGCATTTCCAGCCCGATGACAAAGAGAAACATCACCACCCCTAACTCGGCGGTGTGCAAGATGGTCTGCGGGTCGTTGAACAGGCCCAGCCCGAAGGGACCGATCACCAGCCCCGCCGCCAGATAGCCCAGTACGGAGCCCAGGCCCAGGCGTTTGAACAGGGGCACTGCCACCACCGCCGCCCCCAGTAAGGTCACGACCTTGACCAGATCACCCGCGCTGCCCTCTACCGACATAAATGAATCTCCCGTATCCAAGGCATGTCAGGCACGGGCGAACTGCCAGAGAGCAATGCCCGCGGCCAGGGTAGGCATGGCGAAGACCAGCAACAGGATAGGTAACTCTTGGCGCACGCTATACCCCGCGTAGGTGACACCCACCCACATATTGATGCCTGCCATCAGCAGCCAGAAAGGGACAAAGGCCTTGGTCGCCAGTGCCATGCCCAGGCTGTCCCCGCCCCAAAGCCAGCCGAACAGAATAAACACCAACAGAAGGAGCAGACCTCCCGCCATGACCATCAGTACATGCATGTCCAACCTCCTGGTTCGCGCAACGTCAGGCT from Pseudomonas chlororaphis subsp. chlororaphis encodes:
- a CDS encoding LysR family transcriptional regulator encodes the protein MDKLIQYRIFIQVSEMGSFIKAAHMLELPRASVSAAIQELETDLGVRLLHRTTRRVQLTADGTQLLERVRRLLADADDIQRLFQLHQHQVSGRLNINVPSRIARRLIAPALPTLKRSYPELQLALGSTDRAIDLVQEGVDCVVRVGHLLDSSLFARTIGHIALINCASVDYLRQHGTPKEPGDLTHGHFSVGYASPNNGRELPWEYVSDGKTHEVAVPSWVIVNNAESYIACCMAGMGLIQIPRFDVQHLLDSRQLVEVMPEFRAASMPVSLLYPHRRQRSRRLNAFIEWFEVLMLSSLESPDSL
- a CDS encoding monovalent cation:proton antiporter-2 (CPA2) family protein, with the translated sequence MSVEGSAGDLVKVVTLLGAAVVAVPLFKRLGLGSVLGYLAAGLVIGPFGLGLFNDPQTILHTAELGVVMFLFVIGLEMRPSHLWSMRRDIFGLGSLQTLTCGVLLTGVGLAFGFPLAVSFVSAMGFVLTSTAIVMQLLGERGDIAAARGQKIVAILLFEDLLIVPLLALVAFIAPLDPSAPVADSRWASIGIAAGSLAALVAVGTWLLNPLFYILANSRAREVMTAAALLVVLGAALLMQLGGLSMAMGAFLAGVLLSESTFRHQLEADIEPFRGLLLGLFFLGVGMSLDLTVVARNWPLIVAGVLAMMAVKSLCIYSLARLTRSSHADAMDRAVLMAQGGEFAFVLFGAALASGVIAPQVNANMTAVVVLSMALTPLVVIVYRRWGPKHGASLEGTQAPENLAGSVLIIGFGRFGQIVSQHVLAMGADISIIDNQPQVIRDAKDFGFKVYYGDGTYPDILHAAGAHHARAILVCVDDRKAATRIVEYAKTRFPHARVLARALDREHAIELINADVDYQIRVTFESAMTFGQEASKVLGATPDGAEEIAADLRRKDAERLALEVAGGIYAGKSMILGNAVAKDR
- a CDS encoding alcohol dehydrogenase catalytic domain-containing protein, producing MTETMLMKAVQAVEVGGTFVVSQVPVPVPGPRQVRVKVHACGVCAGENIARMGMLGVTYPRVPGHEVAGEIDSVGAEVTTWKPGDRVGVGWHGGSCSNCEYCRQGDFTNCTDRMIVGASYDGGYAEYMVVPQDALARIPNVLSFAEAAPLMCAGITTFNALRHSGARPGDTVAIHGVGGLGHLAVQFANKMGFRTVAVSRGRAKEALARKLGADEYIDSTEGSAGEALARLGGATVVLSTVGSGAAQVDLTLGLKPNGRLVFVATDHQPLGVSPDLLVFGRRSIAGWYSGNAKDSEETMAFAALKGVRAMIETYPLEDAEEVFLNMSKAKFRSVLTI
- a CDS encoding lipase family protein, with product MTSLDSLQQRQISLTHAFVVNNAARYSPSWKNIKNPSPSQVKDNILSRLNGSKVGGGYGVAWGPALVMDGEYTAHITVVLIGGRNENDIVVVTSGTLLDSPLDQLDDLDIFPMVPLQKLIKSCPVPANISQGTAGGVHAILHTASKIGSQGTLCDFLGKQRSGATIRLVGHSLGGALMSVVALYLKDKFSGFNFYCETIAAPTAGDGFFASYFNKQMAGNALRIYNTLDVVPMAWCATSLDFSLTLYEPTNVIDEDTKKAVCRGIDTVTNNNLNYTQWGMGSAQMELRLCGKLQSSCTSYKAQSGYQHIYEYISLLGLQPGDIPMPPFGS
- a CDS encoding DUF924 family protein gives rise to the protein MIMASIIDTQATAVVRFWREAGANQWFAKDPAFDRRFRERFLDLHRSVVRGERDAWLDTPEGALALLILLDQFPRNAFRGTADMYATDTLARHVARLAQAAGYMEAVDADLRLFFCLPFAHSEDLVDQDFSVLLNTRLGQPWLAHAEGHRDVIRRFARFPHRNRLLGRESTPEEKRFLEEGGFAG
- a CDS encoding glucose 1-dehydrogenase, encoding MSLQGKVAIVTGSSKGLGRAIVLRLAERGANVVINYSRDKAPADEVVAAAIAEGVKAISVQADVSNVVEIEALFQAGLRTFGKIDIVVANAGIEKVNIQVVDVTEEDFDLLFRVNTKGPYFVMQAAARHIADGGRIINIASSSTSRPQPGLGLYGTSKSAPKYLVRVLAQEIGHRKVTVNSLVPGPIDGAGIFTGVGDDDPYKKSLLETIPIGRLAKAQDVADIAEFLASDQSFFITGEEILMNGGSSN
- a CDS encoding RidA family protein; this encodes MVIRKNYPTLPEPAGPYSVSVRHNGTLYLSGMTAFGTPAQGKDIARQAEAIFEQIKRVTQAEGIGMRDLIKVTIFVTSMDEVGALREVLSKNYGGAYPASSLVRVAGLFSPEVNIEIEAVFAVPG